In the genome of Desulfonauticus submarinus, the window CGCTTGTAAGTCCTGGACTTCTAGAACAGTTTCCTTTGGCTCAATAGCTTCTCTCGGAACATTTAATAAAATCTCTTTTCCAACCATTTTAAAAGCCAATTCTTTTGGCGAAGCAACTTCATTGGTTTTTGTTTTGGCAACTATTTTACCTTTTCTTAAAATAGCTATTTCATCTGAAATGGCTAAAACTTCTTCTAATTTATGGCTAATAAATACAATTGCAGTGCCTTTTTTAGCCATGTTTTTTAAGCCAGCAAACAATTTTTCTGTCTCGGTAGGCGTTAAAACAGATGTAGGTTCATCTAAAATCAAAACCTTACTATCCTGAGCTAAAAGCTTTAAAATCTCTACTCGCTGTTTTTCACCCATAGAAAGGTTAAAAACCTTTTCCTCTAAATCAACTTCTAAACCATATTGTTTAGCTAATTGTTTTATCTCTTGTAGAATTCTTTTTTTATTTAGCCAAAAACCAGGCTCTTTTCCCAAGGCAATGTTTTCCCATACCTTCATTTCTTCTACTAGAGTAAAATGTTGATAAACCATGCCAATTTTATGTTCTATGGCTTTTTTTTCTGAATCTAAAACAACAGGCTTACCTTTTATTTCTATTGTTCCAGAAGTAGGTAAAATTTTACCTGCTAAAATTGACATGAGGGTACTTTTACCTGCCCCATTTTCACCCAACAAAGCTAAAATTTGGCCAGGATAAATATCTAAATAAATATTAGAATTGGCCTCAATCGTCCCAAATCGTTTACAAATATTTTTAAGCCTAACTAAAGGCTTCTTGTAAGAACCATTCATAAGCTAAAATTATGCTTCTAACGCTGATGAACAATAGGTTGCACAAACTGATGTTCTGAATCCCAAGGGAAAAGTATCCACGTATCCTGACTAACTTCTGTAATAAACGTATCAACTATAGGACGTCCTGCTGGCTTAGCATATACAGTGGCAAAATGAGCCTTGGGTAACATATTTCTTACCAATTCTGCTGTTTTACCTGTATCTACTAGATCATCAATAATTAACCAACCATCTCCTTTGCCATTTACTCTTTTTAGAACCACGCTTTCTCCTTGAGCCTGCCAATCATAGCTCGCCACACACACTGTATCTACTAAACGTATCTCTAACTCTCTTGCTACAATCGCAGCAGGCACAAGACCGCCTCTCGTAATTGCCACAATACGTTCAAAAGGGCCTAATTCTAAAAGACGCCACGCCAAGGCCTTAGAATCTCTATGAAGTTGCTCCCAAGAAATAGGATATGTTTTTTTATAACGAGAAGTATTCATCAAAATATCTCCTTAACTAATCCTTAGGCTCTATATTCAATCCTAAATGAGCAGGTCCATTAAATCCTTTCTTCTTAATACAAGCAAACAACAATACCCCTATTGTTAAAATATAAGGACACATCAACAACAAAGAAGAGGGAATATTTGTCCCCATTGCCTGAATCCTTAACTGTAAAGCCATCACCCCCCCAAACAAATAAGCTCCCCAAATAGCTCTAAAAGGACGCCAAAAAGCAAAAATAACCAACGCAACAGCAATCCAACCTCGTCCAGCTGTAAGCCCATTAGTCCACACATGAGTATAGGCCAAAGACAAATAAGCTCCACCTAATCCTACTAAAAAAGCTCCTCCTATCAATCCTATCCATTGATAAAAAAAGACATTAATACCACTTGCCTTAGCTGCATAAGGATTTTCTCCTACAGCAGTAAGCCTAAGACCAAATCTCGTATAATTAAACAAAAAAAACAAAAGAGGAGCTAAACTAAGAGACAAATAAACTAAAAAGTCATGATCAAAAAGAACTTCCCCTAAAAAAGGAATATCTTTTAAAAAAGTTACCTCTAATGCCGTAAATCCATGCGTTTGAATCCCTACAAAAGGAGTCCCTAAAAAATTTGCCAAGCCCAATCCAAAAATAGTTATGGCAAGCCCAGATACAACTTGATTCCCCCTAAAAATAATACAAATAATACCATGTATTATTCCAAGCAAAGCCGCACCTATCCCACCAGCCAACAGACCTAAATACGGATTTCCTGTTATAAGAGTGAAATAAAAGGCAAAAAAAGCACCTAGAGCCATCATGCCTTCCACTCCTAAATTTAGAATACCGCCTTTCTCAGTAAGTATTTCTCCTAGGGTAGCAAATAAGATTGGCGTCCCAGCTTGAATAGTAGCAGAAAACAAAGAAGATATGATTTCTAAATCAACCATTTCCTCATTGCCTTATCAATTTATATTCTTTAAAAAAAGACATTATTAATATTATCAACAATAAAAGACCCTGCAGAACATGAGAAAAAGATGCAGGTACTTGCATTTCTAGTTGTAAATTCTCCACTCCAACCCTAAATCCTGCCAAAAGTAAAGAAAAGACACCTATATAAAAAGGGGATAATTCTGCAAGCCAAGCAACAATAATTGCAGTATATCCGTAACCAAGAATAACACTCGGCTGAAGTCGATTTAAATTTGCAGATACTTCCACAAAGCCAGCAATCCCAGCTAAAAAACCACTTAAAAACATGCTTAATAAAATAAGATTATTATATTTGATATAAGCATAAATTGCACTCTTAGAACTCTCTCCACAAATTTTTAACTCATAACCTATTTTAGTATATTTTAAAAAAATAAAAAACAAAATGCCAATAAATATTGCCAAAACAAGACCTGTATTAATTCTAGTATCACCTATTGTACCTAAAATTGCATTATCTGGGAAAATAGGAGACATTGGAAAACCAAAACTAATAGGATCTTTCAATGGACCATACAC includes:
- a CDS encoding ABC transporter ATP-binding protein yields the protein MNGSYKKPLVRLKNICKRFGTIEANSNIYLDIYPGQILALLGENGAGKSTLMSILAGKILPTSGTIEIKGKPVVLDSEKKAIEHKIGMVYQHFTLVEEMKVWENIALGKEPGFWLNKKRILQEIKQLAKQYGLEVDLEEKVFNLSMGEKQRVEILKLLAQDSKVLILDEPTSVLTPTETEKLFAGLKNMAKKGTAIVFISHKLEEVLAISDEIAILRKGKIVAKTKTNEVASPKELAFKMVGKEILLNVPREAIEPKETVLEVQDLQARKVKKVSFSLRRGEILALVGVAGNGQQELVEIIAGLNFHYRGKVTILGRPASEFFKQYRWTNSLAYVPENRLGMATCPNLNLTENFLLTTRNGFQRGFFLRQKEAEKVLWTKIEEFKIKTPSTKVQAKHLSGGNLQKLVLAREFYRRPKLIIAEQPTQGLDIGATNEVFSLLTKAKAHAGILLVSGDLNEALTLADRVAVIFRGKIVADFSVHDKEQVKQIGFYMAGGIKE
- the gpt gene encoding xanthine phosphoribosyltransferase, translating into MMNTSRYKKTYPISWEQLHRDSKALAWRLLELGPFERIVAITRGGLVPAAIVARELEIRLVDTVCVASYDWQAQGESVVLKRVNGKGDGWLIIDDLVDTGKTAELVRNMLPKAHFATVYAKPAGRPIVDTFITEVSQDTWILFPWDSEHQFVQPIVHQR
- a CDS encoding ABC transporter permease, translating into MVDLEIISSLFSATIQAGTPILFATLGEILTEKGGILNLGVEGMMALGAFFAFYFTLITGNPYLGLLAGGIGAALLGIIHGIICIIFRGNQVVSGLAITIFGLGLANFLGTPFVGIQTHGFTALEVTFLKDIPFLGEVLFDHDFLVYLSLSLAPLLFFLFNYTRFGLRLTAVGENPYAAKASGINVFFYQWIGLIGGAFLVGLGGAYLSLAYTHVWTNGLTAGRGWIAVALVIFAFWRPFRAIWGAYLFGGVMALQLRIQAMGTNIPSSLLLMCPYILTIGVLLFACIKKKGFNGPAHLGLNIEPKD
- a CDS encoding ABC transporter permease, with the translated sequence MPKIRIVKKEKGASPLFKLFIVLSSFLLAVLLGACLLKLQNKEPWHGIVLFFQGGFGSKFALEDMIIKAIPIYFCSLGVALAFKLRIWNIGAEGQYALGAIGASLVALSGLSLGKAMLVSMGLVAGFFGGLFALLAGYLKVKYEANEIIITLMLNYIGIYFLEYLVYGPLKDPISFGFPMSPIFPDNAILGTIGDTRINTGLVLAIFIGILFFIFLKYTKIGYELKICGESSKSAIYAYIKYNNLILLSMFLSGFLAGIAGFVEVSANLNRLQPSVILGYGYTAIIVAWLAELSPFYIGVFSLLLAGFRVGVENLQLEMQVPASFSHVLQGLLLLIILIMSFFKEYKLIRQ